Proteins co-encoded in one Bacillus paramycoides genomic window:
- a CDS encoding CD3337/EF1877 family mobilome membrane protein: MKKFITLLLLVCTFLLAFNLLFKAAPVYAEEEPRPSLIDDIIPKSKEKLKYEEYPPSSYGIDIYTPEGGFGESLKFWKWGDKVKEQMVAVLFSLISIGWTINLGISTFVTSMVGQSMSFNIVADVGDKLGDVISKAAGFNGSWGNGIYSELIGLMLALLACWVIWVGFVQRRQSEMLGGLLKALGILVFTLGFFANSSYIIKGLNTFSEQVNKTVLDSTQSISGASEGYSSGVDSITDLTHTLLIKQPYTLLQFGTTDMKKIGDERIKKMLTTTNADERQKLLEHEVKDENNKILVLDATFERGALVLLLFLINGPLWVVLGLCSMAMLFYQLMFIIVALMSPVMLLMALVPAWTGTAKRFLSELFRTLLMKVAIGFLITLMFWVSSILFSATDKYGYLVVAALQVLSFLGVWLYRKTIFDAITTVPASAGAARASDAMSNIRQKYRDVRRGSKTVGRGVAVAGAAGVASAAMAGKVGKSGYSKFKQLKENYADRKEKVADGKRKEKEKMQAEKEKNINQMKKEENLGVCDRKGNQEQERVKEEVAATKENPELAVRGKHQDNDPEIQQAELKDKEEDVKADVKPVGQSNDELNNKEDVKAHVRPVANQNNGGLENKQEDVKAEAKPVATIKTPTGQTKPVITPQSGTTPSPTNPIESKPITTPQSGTTPSPTNPIESKPITTPQSGTTPSPANPIESKPITTPQSGTTPSPANPIESKPITTPQSGTTPSPANPVESKPITTPQSGTTPSPANPIESKPITTPQSGTTPSPANPVESKPVTTSHVSTPPKQVEVKQVNQQQTKNVPKVNNQQHVKEGADIKKVNAKTQTQQEALKNVKAKETIKPK, encoded by the coding sequence ATGAAAAAGTTTATTACCCTATTGTTATTGGTCTGTACATTTCTTTTAGCATTTAATTTACTCTTTAAAGCTGCTCCAGTATATGCAGAGGAAGAACCCAGACCTTCACTTATAGACGATATTATTCCAAAGAGTAAGGAAAAATTAAAATATGAAGAATACCCTCCAAGTAGCTATGGGATTGATATTTATACACCAGAAGGTGGATTTGGTGAATCCCTTAAGTTTTGGAAATGGGGGGATAAAGTTAAAGAACAAATGGTTGCTGTATTATTTAGTCTTATAAGTATTGGATGGACCATTAATCTTGGAATTAGTACTTTTGTTACAAGCATGGTTGGCCAATCTATGAGTTTCAATATTGTAGCCGATGTAGGAGATAAATTAGGCGATGTAATTTCTAAAGCAGCAGGGTTCAATGGTTCTTGGGGTAATGGAATATATAGTGAATTGATTGGACTCATGTTAGCTTTATTAGCCTGCTGGGTTATCTGGGTAGGTTTTGTACAACGACGCCAGTCAGAGATGCTAGGAGGATTGTTAAAGGCATTAGGTATCTTAGTTTTTACTTTAGGTTTTTTCGCAAATTCAAGTTATATTATCAAAGGACTAAACACTTTCTCTGAACAAGTAAATAAAACGGTTCTTGATTCCACTCAAAGTATCAGTGGAGCGAGTGAAGGATATTCAAGTGGTGTCGATTCCATTACTGATTTAACACACACTCTGTTAATAAAACAACCGTATACATTACTGCAGTTTGGTACAACGGATATGAAAAAAATCGGTGATGAGAGAATTAAGAAAATGTTAACAACAACTAATGCAGATGAAAGGCAAAAACTTTTAGAACATGAAGTGAAAGATGAAAATAATAAAATTCTGGTGTTAGACGCTACTTTTGAGCGTGGCGCTTTAGTATTATTACTTTTCCTAATCAATGGACCATTATGGGTTGTTTTAGGCTTATGTAGTATGGCGATGTTATTTTATCAATTAATGTTTATCATCGTAGCGCTAATGTCACCAGTAATGTTATTGATGGCTTTAGTACCTGCATGGACTGGGACAGCAAAGAGATTTTTATCTGAATTGTTCCGAACGCTGCTTATGAAAGTTGCAATTGGCTTTCTTATAACTTTAATGTTTTGGGTTTCTTCAATCTTATTTAGCGCAACTGATAAGTATGGTTATTTAGTAGTTGCTGCATTACAAGTACTTTCGTTCTTAGGTGTTTGGTTATATCGTAAAACAATTTTTGATGCTATTACTACAGTACCAGCAAGTGCAGGAGCAGCAAGAGCTTCAGATGCTATGAGTAATATTAGGCAGAAATATCGTGATGTTAGACGTGGATCTAAGACAGTTGGAAGAGGTGTAGCAGTAGCTGGAGCCGCGGGTGTTGCAAGTGCGGCAATGGCCGGGAAAGTGGGGAAATCAGGTTATAGTAAGTTTAAACAGTTGAAAGAAAACTATGCTGATAGAAAAGAAAAGGTAGCAGATGGTAAACGCAAGGAAAAAGAGAAAATGCAAGCAGAAAAAGAAAAAAATATTAATCAAATGAAAAAAGAAGAAAATTTAGGTGTTTGCGATAGAAAAGGAAATCAGGAGCAAGAAAGGGTTAAAGAAGAAGTAGCCGCAACTAAAGAGAATCCAGAATTAGCAGTACGAGGGAAACATCAAGATAATGACCCTGAAATACAACAAGCAGAACTAAAAGATAAAGAAGAAGATGTAAAAGCGGATGTTAAACCAGTAGGACAATCAAACGATGAACTAAATAATAAAGAAGATGTGAAAGCTCATGTTAGACCGGTAGCAAATCAAAATAATGGTGGACTTGAGAATAAGCAAGAAGATGTAAAGGCGGAAGCAAAACCAGTAGCAACAATTAAAACACCAACGGGTCAAACAAAGCCAGTTATAACACCACAGTCAGGAACAACACCATCACCAACGAATCCGATTGAGAGCAAACCAATCACAACACCACAGTCAGGAACAACACCATCACCAACGAATCCGATTGAGAGCAAACCAATCACAACACCACAGTCAGGAACAACACCATCACCAGCGAATCCGATTGAGAGCAAACCAATCACAACACCACAGTCAGGAACAACACCATCACCAGCGAATCCGATTGAGAGCAAACCAATCACAACACCACAGTCAGGAACAACACCATCACCAGCGAATCCGGTTGAGAGCAAACCAATCACAACACCACAGTCAGGAACAACACCATCACCAGCGAATCCGATTGAGAGCAAACCAATCACAACACCACAGTCAGGAACAACACCATCACCAGCGAATCCGGTTGAGAGTAAGCCAGTCACTACTTCCCATGTGAGTACACCACCAAAACAAGTAGAGGTAAAACAAGTTAATCAACAACAAACTAAAAATGTTCCTAAAGTGAATAATCAACAACATGTAAAAGAAGGAGCAGATATTAAGAAAGTTAACGCAAAAACGCAAACACAACAAGAAGCTTTAAAAAATGTAAAAGCAAAAGAAACGATAAAACCAAAATAA
- a CDS encoding RNA-binding protein, whose amino-acid sequence MDSKTYEKLQALRRYKEPIQAVLRTVKKHDKDDPDTEYAEFALENGKIIGICKKEDFSDYSFRSITQFTGNIFNVVITQMSDELDVNKVQVSVKEASRRSADALIRELIELEQDERLQEPTYEAEVSGYNMNAQVPTIFLRIYGAECFMKLHELNYGRVYKNAVDRYAPIGERIPVKVLQFNPEQRLIHVSRKAAVENPYQLLSELAEGDTIVGRVVNVDPRFGVFVELDQGCTIKGIVPKTIEQPVLDEVVSMRIVNVDVEKERGSGVIFKFPFGRKKVNDPTAFLYN is encoded by the coding sequence ATGGATTCAAAAACTTATGAAAAGCTACAGGCACTACGTAGATATAAAGAGCCAATTCAAGCAGTATTAAGAACGGTTAAAAAACATGATAAAGACGATCCAGATACTGAATATGCTGAGTTTGCCCTTGAAAACGGTAAGATTATAGGTATTTGTAAAAAAGAGGACTTCTCTGATTATTCTTTTAGAAGTATTACACAATTCACAGGTAATATTTTTAACGTAGTAATTACTCAAATGTCTGATGAACTGGATGTAAATAAAGTTCAGGTATCAGTAAAAGAAGCAAGTAGAAGATCAGCAGATGCTTTAATTCGTGAGCTAATAGAATTGGAGCAAGATGAAAGACTGCAAGAGCCAACCTACGAAGCTGAAGTAAGTGGATACAATATGAATGCTCAGGTTCCAACTATATTCTTACGCATCTATGGTGCGGAATGCTTCATGAAATTACATGAACTAAACTATGGAAGAGTGTATAAAAACGCGGTGGATCGTTATGCACCTATTGGTGAACGCATCCCAGTTAAGGTTCTGCAATTTAATCCAGAGCAACGATTAATCCACGTTTCTAGAAAAGCAGCCGTGGAAAACCCTTATCAGTTATTATCTGAATTAGCTGAAGGGGATACAATTGTAGGAAGGGTAGTAAATGTTGACCCGCGTTTTGGAGTTTTTGTTGAATTGGACCAAGGCTGCACAATTAAAGGAATTGTCCCTAAAACAATCGAACAGCCAGTATTGGATGAAGTAGTTAGTATGAGAATTGTAAATGTGGATGTAGAAAAAGAGAGAGGGTCGGGGGTTATCTTCAAGTTTCCTTTTGGACGCAAAAAAGTTAACGACCCAACGGCGTTTTTATATAATTAA
- a CDS encoding bifunctional lytic transglycosylase/C40 family peptidase, with product MSAEPNRDFENEHHPEAELGNAKPALKKAGHSLGKAAGKGTKVAGKAVAQVGKKVAVKVAQKAATVAVAKPLLIIAGVILAVVAGLGIVIFLLTASMSEDEVSPGGIGGPFTPGTASVSPEVMRWEPLVRKYAAQHGIEAMTSLILALIQQESSGTQLDVMQSSESQNHPPGYFTDSEESIKYGLMHFADCHKKSNGDQNITLQCYNYGTGYANYALSNGGYSHANARAFSAEQTAKNRYKCGSWRSAEAVANNWCYGDPDYVPHVLRYYQGGGGEGPVAGGDELFKKLMDEAIKYQGWPYVWGGRTPQSSFDCSGLIQWVYGQAGINLNGTAETQYKITQRTNDPQPGDLIFFQGTYKPGISHVGIYVGNNRMFHAGDPIGYADLNTPYWQQHFAGYGKVAR from the coding sequence TTGAGTGCGGAACCAAATCGCGACTTTGAAAATGAACATCATCCTGAAGCTGAGCTAGGGAATGCTAAGCCTGCCTTGAAAAAGGCAGGCCATTCTTTAGGGAAGGCGGCTGGTAAAGGAACAAAAGTAGCGGGTAAAGCAGTTGCACAAGTAGGGAAGAAAGTAGCAGTTAAAGTAGCTCAGAAGGCAGCTACAGTTGCTGTTGCAAAGCCATTATTAATAATAGCCGGTGTTATTCTGGCTGTTGTTGCAGGTTTAGGCATTGTGATATTTTTATTAACTGCGAGTATGAGTGAAGATGAAGTCAGCCCTGGAGGAATTGGTGGTCCTTTTACACCAGGTACTGCAAGTGTTAGTCCTGAAGTAATGAGATGGGAGCCTTTGGTAAGGAAATATGCAGCCCAACACGGCATAGAAGCGATGACCTCATTAATATTAGCTCTTATTCAGCAAGAAAGTTCTGGAACCCAGTTGGACGTTATGCAAAGTTCTGAATCACAAAATCATCCTCCGGGTTATTTTACAGATTCAGAAGAAAGTATTAAATATGGTTTAATGCATTTTGCAGATTGTCATAAAAAATCCAACGGCGATCAAAATATTACATTACAGTGTTATAACTATGGTACTGGTTATGCAAATTATGCACTTTCTAATGGTGGATATTCACACGCGAATGCAAGAGCATTTTCAGCAGAACAGACAGCAAAAAATCGTTATAAATGTGGTTCTTGGCGAAGTGCAGAAGCAGTAGCCAATAATTGGTGTTATGGTGATCCAGACTATGTTCCACATGTACTAAGATATTATCAAGGTGGTGGCGGTGAAGGACCTGTAGCCGGCGGAGATGAGTTATTTAAAAAGCTAATGGATGAAGCTATTAAATATCAAGGATGGCCCTACGTTTGGGGAGGAAGAACACCGCAATCATCATTTGACTGTAGCGGACTCATTCAGTGGGTATATGGGCAAGCGGGTATTAATTTAAATGGTACTGCAGAAACGCAATATAAAATTACACAGCGAACCAATGATCCACAACCAGGAGATTTAATATTTTTCCAAGGTACTTATAAACCAGGTATTTCACATGTTGGAATTTATGTTGGTAACAATCGTATGTTCCATGCAGGCGATCCAATAGGTTATGCAGATTTAAATACACCATATTGGCAGCAGCATTTTGCGGGTTATGGTAAGGTGGCAAGATAG
- a CDS encoding helix-turn-helix domain-containing protein, which translates to MINNGLWQTFESLGVSYEQFVKSSQLPVNIINEKSISLETYVTIWHNYSSLVSNIESSIIKMATGFDVTQYPPTIMAAYYAPNYMECLKTICKYTKLCPPLKIVIEEEDNIGITVSSCFNNIALPDLMAGSTLAFLIEIGRLGTGEVITPLALYTTIKDSNSQELSHYFNCPVLYGSEMNKLLLKKEDGYRVFNSYNAELIELVVPQLDKQIGNSTSPNTLEIVQWHIKRNLTRNEAGIEQISKELMLSSRTLQRQLKTLGTTYNLEVKKVRMELAKQYLQEERLSNKEIAFLLGYSDENSFYRAFKKWEKTTISEWKKRKRVG; encoded by the coding sequence ATGATAAACAATGGTCTGTGGCAGACATTTGAATCTTTAGGAGTATCGTATGAACAATTTGTTAAAAGTAGTCAATTGCCTGTAAACATTATTAATGAGAAAAGTATATCTTTAGAGACATATGTTACGATTTGGCATAACTATTCATCTTTAGTTTCTAATATTGAAAGTAGCATAATTAAAATGGCAACAGGTTTTGATGTTACACAATATCCGCCAACAATTATGGCAGCATATTATGCTCCAAATTACATGGAATGCTTAAAAACAATTTGTAAATACACAAAGTTATGTCCACCTTTAAAAATTGTTATAGAAGAGGAGGATAACATAGGTATAACTGTATCTTCATGTTTCAACAATATAGCATTACCAGATTTAATGGCGGGTAGTACCTTGGCATTTTTAATAGAAATCGGTCGTCTTGGGACAGGAGAGGTTATTACTCCCTTGGCATTATACACAACGATTAAAGATTCAAATTCACAGGAACTGAGTCATTATTTTAATTGCCCAGTACTTTATGGCAGTGAGATGAACAAATTATTACTAAAAAAAGAGGATGGCTATAGAGTCTTTAATTCTTACAATGCAGAATTAATAGAACTAGTTGTTCCACAGTTAGATAAACAGATTGGAAATTCTACTTCACCAAATACTTTAGAAATTGTGCAATGGCACATTAAAAGAAATTTAACCCGTAATGAGGCAGGGATAGAACAGATTTCTAAGGAATTAATGTTGAGTAGCAGAACATTGCAACGACAATTAAAGACACTAGGAACCACTTATAATTTAGAAGTGAAAAAAGTGAGGATGGAATTAGCGAAACAATATTTACAAGAAGAACGATTGAGTAATAAAGAAATTGCTTTTTTATTAGGTTATAGTGATGAAAATTCATTCTATAGGGCTTTTAAGAAGTGGGAAAAAACAACAATATCTGAATGGAAAAAACGAAAGAGAGTAGGATGA
- a CDS encoding conjugal transfer protein: MVKKKFTFFKKAKNKTIEILDMQQENSEALKEKKKRKTREKVPTITGRKVGKVTFWCVMGFVFAGSSLSFIQLAGPPRALAVLEKKEEPVKIKMSEAELIAYANSFAVNYFNWKVDMNVAEERKKRLEKFLVEGSDEQGGLNRDTLKNASSTVVKSEAVEVRQKGNEAEVTLKIIQKLEPVNNPAPGTTQAPDTPKEPKEVTRYFSIPILMEKGKMVVPNNPTIVHGEREKAPYKVATFKSEGREINTDAEIKKVEHFLQSVFKVYTEGTPEEIAYYFEKSNITNGLKGIMTFSKLENLRIYEDKDKGYRVLVDAKLKDNDSSLEYTYTYDLNLVNKDNKFSISSMKKFENTLEKVEGK; the protein is encoded by the coding sequence ATGGTAAAAAAGAAATTTACATTCTTTAAAAAAGCAAAAAATAAAACAATCGAAATATTAGATATGCAACAAGAAAATTCAGAAGCTCTTAAAGAAAAGAAGAAACGTAAAACAAGGGAGAAAGTTCCAACGATAACAGGAAGAAAAGTAGGTAAGGTTACATTTTGGTGTGTCATGGGATTCGTGTTTGCAGGAAGCTCCCTTTCATTTATCCAACTTGCCGGTCCTCCTAGAGCATTAGCTGTTCTGGAAAAGAAGGAGGAACCCGTAAAAATTAAAATGTCAGAAGCAGAATTAATTGCATATGCGAATAGTTTTGCCGTTAATTATTTTAATTGGAAAGTTGATATGAATGTAGCTGAAGAACGAAAAAAACGATTAGAGAAATTTCTAGTTGAAGGATCCGATGAGCAAGGTGGATTAAATAGAGATACTTTAAAAAACGCTTCTAGTACTGTAGTTAAATCGGAAGCAGTAGAGGTCCGACAAAAAGGAAATGAAGCAGAAGTTACATTGAAAATTATTCAGAAACTAGAACCTGTAAATAATCCAGCTCCTGGAACGACACAAGCTCCAGACACACCAAAAGAACCAAAAGAAGTTACAAGGTACTTCTCTATTCCAATTTTAATGGAGAAAGGGAAGATGGTAGTCCCTAACAATCCTACAATCGTTCATGGAGAGAGAGAAAAGGCACCTTATAAGGTAGCCACTTTCAAATCAGAAGGACGAGAAATTAATACAGATGCAGAAATTAAAAAAGTAGAACACTTTTTACAATCTGTATTTAAAGTGTATACAGAAGGTACACCAGAAGAAATTGCTTACTACTTTGAAAAAAGTAATATAACAAATGGACTAAAAGGTATTATGACATTTAGCAAATTAGAAAACCTACGAATTTATGAAGATAAGGACAAAGGATACAGAGTTTTAGTGGACGCCAAATTAAAAGACAATGATAGCAGCTTAGAGTACACATACACATATGATTTAAATCTTGTAAATAAAGATAACAAGTTTTCAATTAGCTCTATGAAGAAATTTGAAAACACATTAGAGAAAGTGGAGGGTAAATAA
- a CDS encoding SDR family NAD(P)-dependent oxidoreductase, with product MELNLIGKTALITGSSKGIGKAIAKELANAGVNVLINGKDYDEVESVVMEIQRKYPDTKPQNAAGDLLNAAQRQNLLGKFSRVDLLINNLGIYEMMKMSDVTNDILLKYIETNALVGHYLAQHYLPSMQKQNFGRIVFVASEEAVMPSGMMPQYSISKTMLLAIVKNFSMETAGLDVTVNTVMPGPTLTEKVIDIIDTMIKKELPFIEKEKIFMQQNLPQSQLQRFIRPEEIARLVSFMCSPDATAFRGSPIRMDGGMVPTIY from the coding sequence ATGGAATTAAATTTAATAGGAAAAACAGCATTAATAACTGGATCCAGTAAAGGAATTGGGAAAGCAATTGCAAAGGAGTTAGCTAATGCGGGTGTTAACGTATTAATTAATGGTAAAGATTATGACGAAGTTGAATCGGTAGTTATGGAAATTCAACGAAAATATCCAGATACAAAACCACAAAATGCAGCAGGAGACTTACTCAATGCTGCACAAAGGCAGAATTTATTAGGGAAATTCTCTAGAGTAGATTTATTAATAAATAATTTAGGTATTTATGAAATGATGAAAATGTCAGATGTTACGAATGATATTCTTTTAAAATACATTGAGACCAATGCTTTGGTAGGGCATTATTTAGCGCAACATTACCTACCATCTATGCAGAAACAAAATTTCGGTAGAATAGTTTTTGTTGCGAGTGAAGAAGCAGTAATGCCATCAGGAATGATGCCACAATATAGTATAAGTAAAACGATGTTACTTGCAATAGTAAAAAACTTTTCTATGGAAACTGCTGGTTTAGATGTGACTGTAAATACGGTTATGCCAGGACCTACACTAACAGAAAAAGTTATTGATATTATTGATACTATGATAAAAAAAGAACTTCCTTTTATAGAAAAAGAGAAAATTTTCATGCAACAAAATTTACCTCAATCACAACTACAGCGTTTTATTCGACCAGAAGAGATTGCTCGTCTTGTTAGCTTTATGTGTAGCCCTGATGCTACAGCTTTTAGAGGCTCTCCGATTCGAATGGATGGCGGCATGGTACCAACAATATATTAA
- a CDS encoding TcpE family conjugal transfer membrane protein: protein MTQKPTRKEVRTYNSIWDIPKSLYGIRDITLPFPVPYRQLGIFVGTLLVIIFLDQFLPLGSNVFFKYLILPGGIAYFFGNVELDGKSPHKFIYRFFVFTFERKNLSRYKDTTGNIGSYQYKTVVRFKDDSIKKK, encoded by the coding sequence GTGACTCAGAAACCGACTCGTAAGGAAGTAAGGACTTATAACTCTATTTGGGATATTCCAAAGAGTTTATATGGGATAAGGGACATAACACTCCCTTTCCCAGTCCCTTACAGACAACTGGGAATCTTTGTTGGGACACTTTTAGTAATTATATTTCTAGATCAGTTTTTACCCTTAGGAAGCAATGTCTTTTTCAAATATTTAATATTACCTGGTGGTATAGCGTACTTCTTTGGAAATGTAGAATTAGATGGAAAAAGCCCACACAAATTTATATATCGATTCTTTGTATTCACATTTGAAAGAAAAAATTTGAGTCGTTATAAAGATACAACTGGTAATATTGGAAGCTATCAATATAAGACGGTAGTTCGATTTAAGGATGATTCAATTAAGAAAAAGTAA
- a CDS encoding ATP-binding protein: MNQVEFPVKYFHDNLIFNQDGSCWAYYEAYGIPYEFKGDDDKNTLFMRQLGLFWNYEEEKHLLMIPVYQNFKEKADEFKETVSGELKELAIDHTDDVVHELERKFGKNAVEYRYFIGVKLKVRHIQEGLKEMLYTAFHTFKNTAEQFGLLGDTKILKTDLEMFKREASAFRNKIRKHLAVRSLETNETHWIVLRNFYRTLEAPVTAGWTPPVVDDDSAIFPNQESLLRLTESEIDVKGRHIEISQIGSDGLEYPAYMSFLSASKIPYTMEFPDQEWMYMIQNIDFPIELSVRTENINHRKALSKLNKKKKDLEDQEAHARENAQTVGLNVYEGVQEATELQALIQKTRMPLVKTSVSFCICAEDLDTMRRNTNSLISIYREMMIELVRPYGNQFLLFNEFIPGARRYVNDYIHFMEPGVLAAGMFGATQDLGDNIGFYIGTTGILNKAVYMTPSLAATNTVANQKTSALSVAVTGSTGSGKSFGTNLIVYLAVLGGAQTLIVDPKGERGNWTEDLHGLEGKVNVITLGADRRDEGKLDPFIIHKHSRKDAIELAMTILTFITGIKPDNSEKFPRLASAVEFVAGMEEPCLTAVTQYLEDSEDKVDQQLAAHIQAFENLSFAHLIFGDGTNRDIELDTAVNIIQIQHLDMPDIQKDPKDYTLQENLSVSMLMSLSSFARKFFQKDPTKFKIVLLDEAWAIMGTSQGRELARKLVREGRALNSAVYFATQSASDLGDETFKNNIGMKFSFRNTDSKEISSILDFFGLPDNEENHAIITNLETGQCLFQDIQGRTGVVTMDVVFKDLYDAFDTRPNARKNYRKSNDDEKQEVNATFVEEGGEKINVGVS, translated from the coding sequence ATGAATCAGGTTGAATTTCCAGTCAAATATTTTCATGATAATTTGATTTTTAACCAAGACGGTTCTTGCTGGGCGTATTATGAGGCATACGGGATTCCTTACGAATTTAAAGGAGACGATGATAAAAATACGTTGTTTATGCGACAACTCGGTTTATTTTGGAATTATGAAGAAGAAAAACATCTATTAATGATTCCTGTTTATCAGAATTTCAAAGAAAAAGCCGATGAGTTTAAAGAAACAGTAAGTGGTGAACTAAAAGAGCTGGCAATAGATCATACTGATGACGTTGTCCATGAGTTAGAAAGAAAATTTGGTAAAAACGCTGTAGAATATCGTTATTTTATAGGTGTGAAATTAAAAGTAAGACACATACAAGAAGGACTTAAGGAAATGCTTTACACTGCATTCCATACCTTTAAAAACACTGCAGAACAGTTTGGATTACTTGGTGATACCAAAATACTAAAAACTGATTTGGAGATGTTTAAAAGGGAAGCTAGTGCCTTTAGAAACAAAATAAGAAAACATTTAGCCGTAAGAAGTTTAGAAACAAATGAAACACACTGGATTGTATTACGCAACTTCTATCGTACATTGGAAGCACCTGTTACAGCGGGATGGACGCCACCAGTAGTTGATGATGATTCTGCTATCTTTCCGAATCAAGAGAGTTTATTACGCTTAACAGAATCCGAAATAGACGTTAAAGGAAGACATATAGAAATATCTCAAATCGGTTCTGATGGATTAGAGTATCCAGCATATATGAGTTTCTTATCGGCATCGAAGATTCCATACACAATGGAATTTCCAGACCAAGAGTGGATGTATATGATCCAAAATATAGATTTCCCAATCGAACTAAGTGTTCGTACAGAAAATATTAACCATCGTAAAGCTCTATCTAAACTTAATAAAAAGAAAAAAGATTTAGAAGATCAAGAAGCACATGCAAGGGAAAATGCACAAACTGTTGGGTTAAACGTGTATGAAGGTGTTCAAGAAGCTACTGAATTACAAGCCCTTATACAAAAGACACGTATGCCACTAGTTAAGACATCAGTATCTTTCTGTATATGTGCTGAAGATTTAGATACAATGCGTCGAAATACCAATTCACTTATTTCTATTTATAGAGAGATGATGATTGAACTAGTAAGACCATATGGAAATCAGTTCCTGCTGTTTAATGAATTTATCCCTGGTGCTAGAAGATATGTAAATGATTATATACACTTTATGGAGCCTGGAGTTCTGGCGGCCGGTATGTTTGGTGCAACACAAGATTTAGGTGATAATATCGGATTTTATATAGGTACAACTGGTATTTTAAACAAAGCAGTTTATATGACACCTTCTCTCGCAGCGACAAATACCGTTGCAAATCAAAAAACGAGCGCACTTTCAGTTGCAGTAACAGGAAGTACTGGTTCTGGTAAATCATTTGGAACAAACTTAATTGTTTACCTAGCGGTACTAGGAGGAGCCCAAACACTGATAGTCGATCCAAAAGGTGAGAGGGGGAACTGGACAGAAGATTTACACGGCTTAGAAGGTAAGGTAAATGTAATTACACTAGGGGCTGATAGACGAGATGAAGGGAAACTAGACCCATTTATCATTCATAAACATAGCCGAAAAGATGCAATTGAGTTAGCAATGACAATTCTTACTTTCATTACAGGTATTAAACCAGATAACTCAGAAAAATTCCCGCGCTTAGCTTCAGCCGTAGAATTCGTAGCAGGAATGGAAGAGCCGTGCTTAACAGCTGTAACTCAATACCTTGAAGATAGTGAGGATAAAGTGGATCAACAATTAGCTGCTCATATTCAAGCATTTGAGAATTTATCATTTGCACACTTAATCTTTGGTGATGGAACAAATAGAGATATTGAACTTGATACAGCAGTAAATATCATACAAATTCAGCATCTTGATATGCCTGATATTCAAAAAGATCCGAAAGATTATACCTTACAAGAAAATTTATCAGTTAGTATGCTGATGTCTCTATCTTCTTTTGCAAGAAAATTCTTTCAAAAGGACCCTACTAAATTCAAAATTGTTCTATTAGATGAAGCATGGGCAATCATGGGAACTTCTCAAGGGCGAGAGTTAGCTCGTAAGCTAGTTCGTGAAGGTCGTGCTTTAAACTCTGCAGTATACTTTGCTACTCAAAGTGCAAGTGACCTGGGAGATGAGACATTTAAGAATAATATCGGTATGAAGTTCTCATTCCGTAATACCGACAGTAAAGAGATTTCTTCAATCTTAGATTTCTTTGGATTACCTGATAATGAAGAAAATCATGCGATTATTACTAATTTAGAAACAGGACAATGCTTATTCCAAGATATCCAAGGAAGAACAGGTGTTGTCACAATGGATGTAGTGTTTAAGGATTTATACGATGCATTTGATACAAGACCAAATGCAAGAAAGAATTATAGAAAGTCAAATGATGATGAAAAGCAGGAAGTTAATGCAACCTTTGTCGAAGAAGGGGGAGAAAAAATAAATGTAGGAGTGAGTTAA